Within the Hevea brasiliensis isolate MT/VB/25A 57/8 chromosome 2, ASM3005281v1, whole genome shotgun sequence genome, the region cttgttttggtcctcttgccagTTAGCAACATAGGTAGAAACTCGCCTGAAGAACTTGGTTTTGAAAGTATCCCACACCTGATATTTATAGTGGTTCACTACAGCTTTACTTTCAGGCACATTCAGGTACCTGTATCCGCGCTGTAGTCTAAAGTGATGCACCACATTGAGAAGGGTTGCATCGAGTAGTTCTGGGCGCACAATAGATTTGTGCCGTTCAGAAGCTTGAAGCCGGCAAGTATAACCAACGGTTACTCCCTGTGATGGGGCTGCGGTCAAACCAGAAGGTCCAAAGCTGTGACAAATTATTCTTATCTCTGCGTATTTTGGTGAATTCGTGTACTTCGCAACCAGGGTTCGAAGTGAGCTCTGACCCTGCATATCTCGTGCACGGTGACGAGGGAAGAAGAAAAACTCGTCCACATCAAAGAACCCCAGCCACTTGCATTCACTCCTTGCTCGCAAAGCACAATGTGAAAAACCAGCCTCCTGTGCTTTAGTCCACGGCCAAGCATGCCTACTGACATTGTAGTTCTGCAAATTAAGCTCATCAATTACCTCCTGAATCTCATCGTCGCTATTGTTGTCATAGATGAACCATCGCTCCACCCCCAGCCAAGCATGGTAGACAATCCACTCCCGAAGAAAGGAGGCTTGGTTCCACAGCATTGTACAAGCACAGAGCTCATACTTTTTCCCACTGTAACTCCTCCGCTTATACGTCTTTGTACCATAAACTTTGGCTACAGAAGGCAGAGGTCCATCAATGGCGTTTTCATCAGCATCAACACGGCTAACTGTCACTCGAATCCCCATAGCCTTCTCTGGATTCCTCCGAACACTTCGGGGCAACAAACACCTAAGAACCTCTTGTGCAGCCGCGGTTGCTTCGGTAGTGAACACAAATCCTTCACCCTTATCAAAGTTGGTTAAACTAAAGTGGCACCTAAATTGGGTTGGATCTGAGTCCTCGTGTGGACGAAGATTCAATCCTTTAACGAACACAACCGCTGTGTTCAAATCCAATACAGCCTCATAGACCACTCTATTCCATGAAGGAACCGCCACCGCCGCATTACCCCGCAACAACCCATCACCTTCCGCCACCTCCCAAGTCCGCCGCAAGTTAACGGCGGTAGAAAAATTCATCGGCGGAAGCTGGCACCTAACGATGGACTTATCCCCACGATACTCATCTACAGATATAGCAGGCTTTAAAACCACATCTTCAGAAGACGAAGAATTGAACAAACTATAGTAAACACACAGAAAATTGTCACTGGTACGAAGTTTATTAGAAACAATGAGCAGCAAGTGGTCAGGCAACAAGACCCTATCCTCAACTATCAAAGACAGGGATCTAGCACCAAAGGAATCTCGAGTTAGAGCCAGACGAGCAGGCAAAAGCGACAAAGAAGCGGGTACATAGAGAACTGGGCGAAAAGACCCAGTACGGATAGGAGAGCGATCTGAAGAAATGAAGAGGAGAAAGACGAAAAAAGACAAGCAAACGGTTAAAGACCTTACAGAAAAGAAGTTGGCGTTCGGTTTGTATATTCGCTTCCGCTTGCGGCGCTGCTCAGAATCCATTATTCGGTGGAAATGAAGAAACAAAGAGAAAGAAGCAAAATTGGATTTTGAAGGATGGTTTTGCAAGCAGATCTGAAGCAGACAGTAGCTGTTCTTGGTCTCTTGATTTATGGGATTGTTGATTTTCGTCGGAGAGAAAGGAAAAAGGGCAGCATAACGCGTAAATGATGAGAGGACGGTGGCAGCGAAGAAGGAAGGAAAATGAGTATATGTTTGGACACTTGTTTTTGAGGAAGGAGGAAGGAATTGTTTTCCTTCTCTCTCGCATAAATGGAAAGAAAAGGGGAGGGGAGGGGAGGTAGATCAGGACTGGACGGGACCAGACTGTCTCAAAGCTGATTTCTAATGATTTCAGTTTTTTGCTGTTTCGGTTTCAGTATTGGTGTGCTAATTCAgtctgattttaattttaaaatcaattggaatttttcttaattataaaaaactttttttttcagaaaatcagtatattttttattataaaaataaaaaaattacatgtgtatgtgaatattaaaaaaataaagtgaaGATAGGTAAAAATCAATATTTAACTTCTTTAAAATTCTCTCAAAATATAACTAATAAGGAAAAAATTGAtgttcatcaattttttttttagaataagaTTAAATTTACCCCATATACTTATTGGGAATGTTTAATTTAgtctatttttaaatttttatttaatttaactcataagttttgatttatgctcaaattagtcaaattaacaaaaatattattttttaaattatttaattattttttaaaatattaaaatattatttt harbors:
- the LOC110645196 gene encoding glycosyltransferase family 92 protein RCOM_0530710; this translates as MDSEQRRKRKRIYKPNANFFSVRSLTVCLSFFVFLLFISSDRSPIRTGSFRPVLYVPASLSLLPARLALTRDSFGARSLSLIVEDRVLLPDHLLLIVSNKLRTSDNFLCVYYSLFNSSSSEDVVLKPAISVDEYRGDKSIVRCQLPPMNFSTAVNLRRTWEVAEGDGLLRGNAAVAVPSWNRVVYEAVLDLNTAVVFVKGLNLRPHEDSDPTQFRCHFSLTNFDKGEGFVFTTEATAAAQEVLRCLLPRSVRRNPEKAMGIRVTVSRVDADENAIDGPLPSVAKVYGTKTYKRRSYSGKKYELCACTMLWNQASFLREWIVYHAWLGVERWFIYDNNSDDEIQEVIDELNLQNYNVSRHAWPWTKAQEAGFSHCALRARSECKWLGFFDVDEFFFFPRHRARDMQGQSSLRTLVAKYTNSPKYAEIRIICHSFGPSGLTAAPSQGVTVGYTCRLQASERHKSIVRPELLDATLLNVVHHFRLQRGYRYLNVPESKAVVNHYKYQVWDTFKTKFFRRVSTYVANWQEDQNKGSKDRAPGLGTVAIEPPDWRLRFCEVWDTGLKDFVLANFADTATGFLPWERSPF